One genomic segment of Microbacterium sp. ProA8 includes these proteins:
- a CDS encoding nucleotidyltransferase domain-containing protein has product MEQHERALGAYVDSVREQPGALAVVAIGSVAQGRERSDSDVDVYFVVDDERFAAETAAGRFAWIERYGVDYPGSYIDIKLASPSYLETAAQQADDPTRASFRDARVAWSVLPGIEQTLERIVTLPDDVWDERVRSHLSQARLYGGYFLRQAVERDDEFLRRHAGLHLTLAAARAALAAAHVMMPGPKYISKLVRSVPTPGGFVEAWERALADPDVESGEALLGILFEWLGGGLTPEETLSIFIRDNELAWLRGTVPAEFW; this is encoded by the coding sequence GTGGAGCAGCACGAACGGGCGCTGGGCGCCTATGTCGATTCGGTCCGCGAGCAGCCCGGCGCTCTGGCGGTCGTGGCGATCGGGTCGGTCGCGCAGGGGCGCGAGCGGTCGGACTCCGACGTCGACGTGTACTTCGTCGTCGACGACGAGCGCTTCGCCGCCGAGACCGCGGCGGGACGATTCGCCTGGATCGAGCGGTACGGGGTGGACTATCCCGGTTCGTACATCGACATCAAGCTCGCGAGCCCCTCGTACCTCGAGACGGCGGCCCAGCAGGCAGACGACCCGACGCGCGCCTCGTTCCGCGACGCCCGCGTCGCCTGGAGCGTGCTTCCCGGGATCGAGCAGACGCTCGAGCGGATCGTGACCCTGCCCGACGACGTGTGGGACGAACGCGTGCGCTCCCACCTTTCGCAGGCGCGGCTGTACGGCGGCTACTTCCTCCGTCAGGCGGTCGAGCGCGACGACGAGTTCCTGCGCCGCCACGCGGGACTGCACCTGACCCTCGCGGCGGCACGCGCGGCACTGGCTGCGGCGCACGTCATGATGCCGGGCCCGAAGTACATCTCGAAGCTGGTGCGGTCCGTCCCCACGCCCGGCGGGTTCGTCGAGGCGTGGGAACGGGCTCTCGCCGATCCGGATGTGGAATCCGGAGAAGCACTGCTCGGCATCCTGTTCGAATGGCTCGGCGGTGGTCTCACTCCGGAGGAGACGCTGTCGATCTTCATCCGCGACAACGAGCTCGCCTGGCTCCGCGGGACGGTGCCCGCGGAGTTCTGGTGA
- a CDS encoding L-rhamnose mutarotase has translation MRRVCFQLLVHPELLDEYVARHTPVWPEMLAEIEASGRRNYSLFLGEGGRLIGYYETDDDEAAQAYLANSEVAGRWEAEMGRFFVGLDGRPDQAATPLTEIFHLHDQLAAASAAASDNESTAS, from the coding sequence GTGCGAAGGGTCTGCTTCCAGCTCCTGGTCCACCCTGAACTGCTCGACGAGTACGTCGCCCGCCACACCCCGGTCTGGCCCGAGATGCTCGCCGAGATCGAGGCCTCCGGCCGCCGCAACTACTCGCTCTTCCTGGGCGAGGGCGGGCGCCTCATCGGGTACTACGAGACCGACGACGACGAGGCGGCCCAGGCATACCTCGCCAACTCCGAGGTCGCCGGCCGCTGGGAGGCCGAGATGGGCCGCTTCTTCGTCGGCCTCGACGGCCGGCCCGATCAGGCGGCCACCCCCCTCACCGAGATCTTCCACCTCCACGACCAACTCGCCGCAGCTTCGGCCGCGGCATCCGACAACGAAAGCACCGCATCATGA
- the rhaI gene encoding L-rhamnose isomerase: MTTLSPDILSALEGQGIELPSWAFGNSGTRFRVFTTAGTPRDPYEKIADAAQVNAYTKLAPSVALHIPWDKVDDYADLRRHAEDLGVSLGTINSNTFQDEDYKFGALTHHDDRIRNKAIDHHLECIDIMDATGSRDLKIWLAEGSNYPGQADIRARQDRLQDSLQKIYDRLSDEQRLVLEYKFFEPAFYHTDVPDWGTSYAQVVSLGDKAMVCLDTGHHAPGTNIEFIVMQLLRLGKLGSFDFNSRFYADDDLIVGAADPFQLFRIIFEVVRGGGLNNPDVAFMLDQCHNVEDKIPGQIRSVLNVQEMTARALLVDRDALAAAQQANDVLGANAVFMDAFYTDVRPALAEWRESRGLAADPMAAYAASGYQQQIAADRVGGTQAGWGA, translated from the coding sequence ATGACGACGCTGTCACCCGACATCCTGTCCGCCCTCGAAGGCCAGGGCATCGAACTGCCGAGCTGGGCGTTCGGCAACTCCGGCACGCGCTTCCGCGTCTTCACGACGGCGGGGACGCCCCGCGACCCGTACGAGAAGATCGCGGATGCCGCGCAGGTCAACGCCTACACGAAGCTCGCGCCCAGCGTGGCCCTGCACATCCCGTGGGACAAGGTCGACGACTACGCCGACCTGCGCCGTCACGCCGAAGACCTCGGCGTGAGCCTCGGCACCATCAACTCGAACACCTTCCAGGACGAGGACTACAAGTTCGGGGCGCTCACGCACCACGACGACCGCATCCGCAACAAGGCGATCGACCACCACCTCGAGTGCATCGACATCATGGATGCCACCGGCTCGCGCGACCTGAAGATCTGGCTCGCCGAAGGATCGAACTACCCGGGGCAGGCCGACATCCGTGCGCGTCAGGACCGCCTGCAGGACTCGCTGCAGAAGATCTACGACCGCCTGTCGGACGAGCAGCGCCTCGTGCTCGAGTACAAGTTCTTCGAGCCGGCGTTCTACCACACCGATGTTCCCGACTGGGGCACGTCCTACGCGCAGGTCGTGTCGCTCGGCGACAAGGCGATGGTCTGCCTCGACACCGGCCACCACGCGCCGGGCACGAACATCGAGTTCATCGTCATGCAGCTGCTGCGCCTCGGAAAGCTCGGCTCGTTCGACTTCAACTCGCGCTTCTACGCCGACGACGACCTCATCGTGGGCGCCGCCGACCCGTTCCAGCTGTTCCGCATCATCTTCGAGGTGGTGCGCGGCGGCGGCCTCAACAACCCCGACGTGGCCTTCATGCTCGACCAGTGCCACAACGTCGAGGACAAGATCCCCGGCCAGATCCGCTCGGTGCTGAACGTCCAGGAGATGACGGCGCGCGCTCTGCTCGTGGACCGCGACGCCCTCGCCGCGGCGCAGCAGGCCAACGACGTGCTCGGCGCCAACGCCGTCTTCATGGACGCGTTCTACACCGACGTGCGTCCCGCCCTCGCCGAGTGGCGCGAGTCGCGCGGACTCGCCGCCGACCCGATGGCCGCCTACGCGGCATCCGGCTACCAGCAGCAGATCGCCGCGGACCGCGTCGGCGGCACGCAGGCCGGCTGGGGCGCCTGA
- a CDS encoding alpha/beta hydrolase fold domain-containing protein: MSEPYSAADGLVRVYPAREPHGTGLVWAHGGAFAFGDLDMPESDWVAEQLAARGTTVVSVDYRLAPVPEGWDAAGRTGGGDHYPAASDDMLAAWSWTVDNAGRLRIDPERLAIGGTSAGGNLAAGATLRLIERRAVTLPALVLLAYPTLLAVQPAPDAALRAALDAQPEADRFRPEMVRAMYENYLGGPIDDAPLAAIPGNARADDLAEFPPTLMVNGDVDELRVSGEAFAASLRAAGRPIEVVTEPGTDHGHLNRPQEPAAFVTLDRFATRLASLSLAGARPAAPASAPASLA, from the coding sequence ATGAGCGAGCCCTACTCCGCCGCCGACGGCCTCGTGCGCGTCTACCCTGCGCGTGAGCCCCACGGCACCGGACTCGTGTGGGCGCACGGCGGTGCGTTCGCGTTCGGCGACCTCGACATGCCCGAGTCCGACTGGGTCGCCGAACAGCTCGCGGCCCGCGGCACGACGGTCGTCTCGGTCGACTACCGCCTCGCCCCCGTTCCGGAAGGCTGGGATGCCGCCGGCCGGACGGGCGGCGGCGACCACTACCCCGCGGCATCCGATGACATGCTCGCCGCCTGGTCGTGGACCGTCGACAACGCGGGCCGCCTCCGGATCGATCCCGAGCGGCTGGCGATCGGCGGCACCAGTGCCGGGGGCAACCTCGCCGCCGGGGCGACGCTGCGCCTCATCGAACGGCGCGCGGTGACCCTTCCGGCCCTCGTGCTCCTCGCCTACCCCACGTTGCTCGCGGTGCAGCCGGCACCGGACGCCGCACTCCGTGCCGCGCTCGACGCGCAGCCCGAGGCCGACCGGTTCCGGCCGGAGATGGTGCGCGCCATGTACGAGAACTACCTCGGCGGCCCGATCGACGACGCGCCGCTCGCGGCGATCCCCGGGAACGCTCGCGCCGACGACCTCGCGGAGTTCCCGCCCACACTCATGGTCAACGGCGACGTCGACGAGCTTCGCGTCTCGGGTGAGGCGTTCGCCGCGTCGCTGCGGGCCGCCGGGCGTCCGATCGAGGTCGTCACCGAGCCGGGCACCGATCACGGTCATCTGAACCGCCCGCAGGAGCCCGCGGCATTCGTCACCCTCGATCGCTTCGCGACCCGCCTCGCCTCCCTGTCCCTCGCCGGTGCTCGCCCCGCAGCACCCGCCTCCGCTCCCGCCTCACTCGCCTGA
- a CDS encoding bifunctional aldolase/short-chain dehydrogenase, with the protein MTNPAVSDLITRSNRLGADPKNTNYAGGNTSAKGTETDPVTGEPVELLWVKGSGGDLGTLKEPGLAVLRLDRMRALVSVYPGVEREDEMVAAFDYCLHGKGGAAPSIDTAMHGLVDAAHVDHLHPDSGIAIATAADGEELTSKIFGEKVVWVPWRRPGFQLGLDIAAIKEKNPQAIGCILGGHGITAWGDTSEEAEQNSLWIIETAADYIARNGKADPFGGVRSGFEALPEAERRAKAAALAPTVRGLASTDKPMVGHFTDSPEVLDFLASEKAPALAELGTSCPDHFLRTKVKPLILDLPASASVEDSIARLTELHEAYRADYQAYYDAHATADSPAIRGADPLIVLIPGVGMFSYGANKQTARVAGEFYVNAINVMRGAEALSTYSPISDAEKFRIEYWALEEAKLQRMPKPKTHQGRIALVTGAASGIGKAIATRLAAEGACVVIADLDLEKAQAAAAELGNTDVAIGVAANVADADAIQAAFDAAVLAFGGVDLVVNNAGLSLSKPLLETTEKDWDLQHDVMAKGSFLVSKAAAKILIEQKLGGDVIYISSKNSVFAGPNNIAYSATKADQAHQVRLLAVELGEHGVRVNGINPDGVVRGSGIFASGWGANRAATYGVKEEDLGQFYANRTILKREVVPENVADAVYVLTGPELSRTTGLHIPVDSGVAAAFLR; encoded by the coding sequence ATGACCAACCCGGCCGTCTCCGATCTCATCACCCGGTCCAACCGCCTCGGCGCAGACCCCAAGAACACGAATTACGCCGGCGGCAACACGTCGGCGAAGGGCACCGAGACCGACCCGGTCACCGGTGAGCCCGTCGAGCTGCTTTGGGTCAAGGGCTCGGGCGGCGACCTCGGCACGCTGAAGGAGCCGGGCCTCGCGGTGCTGCGCCTGGACCGCATGCGCGCCCTGGTGAGCGTCTACCCCGGCGTCGAGCGCGAGGACGAGATGGTCGCCGCGTTCGACTACTGCCTGCATGGCAAGGGCGGCGCCGCGCCGTCGATCGACACTGCGATGCACGGCCTTGTCGATGCCGCGCACGTCGACCACCTGCACCCCGACTCGGGCATCGCGATCGCGACCGCCGCCGACGGCGAGGAGCTGACGTCGAAGATCTTCGGTGAGAAGGTCGTATGGGTGCCGTGGCGGCGCCCCGGCTTCCAGCTCGGCCTCGACATCGCCGCGATCAAGGAGAAGAACCCGCAGGCGATCGGCTGCATCCTCGGCGGGCACGGCATCACGGCGTGGGGCGACACGTCCGAAGAGGCAGAGCAGAACTCGCTCTGGATCATCGAGACCGCCGCCGACTACATCGCACGCAACGGCAAGGCCGACCCGTTCGGAGGAGTCCGCAGCGGCTTCGAGGCGCTGCCCGAGGCCGAGCGCCGCGCCAAGGCCGCCGCGCTCGCGCCGACGGTCCGCGGCCTCGCGTCGACCGACAAGCCGATGGTGGGCCACTTCACCGACTCGCCTGAGGTTCTCGACTTCCTCGCGTCCGAGAAGGCCCCGGCCCTCGCCGAGCTCGGCACCAGCTGCCCCGACCACTTCCTGCGCACGAAGGTCAAGCCGCTCATCCTCGACCTGCCCGCCTCGGCTTCCGTCGAGGACTCGATCGCGCGGCTGACGGAACTGCACGAGGCGTACCGCGCCGACTACCAGGCGTACTACGACGCCCACGCGACCGCCGACAGCCCGGCGATCCGCGGCGCCGACCCGCTCATCGTGCTCATCCCGGGCGTGGGCATGTTCTCGTACGGCGCCAACAAGCAGACCGCGCGGGTCGCCGGCGAGTTCTACGTCAACGCGATCAACGTGATGCGTGGCGCGGAGGCGCTGTCGACCTACTCCCCCATCTCGGACGCCGAGAAGTTCCGCATCGAGTACTGGGCCCTCGAAGAGGCGAAACTGCAGCGCATGCCGAAGCCGAAGACCCACCAGGGCCGTATCGCACTGGTCACGGGCGCGGCATCCGGGATCGGCAAGGCCATCGCGACCCGCCTCGCGGCCGAGGGCGCGTGCGTCGTCATCGCCGACCTCGACCTCGAGAAGGCGCAGGCGGCTGCCGCCGAGCTCGGCAACACGGATGTCGCCATCGGCGTCGCCGCGAACGTGGCCGACGCCGACGCGATCCAGGCCGCCTTCGACGCCGCAGTGCTCGCGTTCGGCGGTGTCGACCTGGTCGTCAACAACGCCGGCCTGTCGCTGTCGAAGCCGCTGCTGGAGACCACCGAGAAGGACTGGGACCTGCAGCACGACGTGATGGCGAAGGGCTCGTTCCTCGTCTCGAAGGCCGCCGCGAAGATCCTCATCGAGCAGAAGCTCGGCGGCGACGTGATCTACATCTCGTCGAAGAACTCCGTCTTCGCAGGCCCGAACAACATCGCATACTCGGCGACCAAGGCCGACCAGGCCCACCAGGTGCGCCTGCTCGCGGTCGAACTCGGCGAGCACGGCGTGCGCGTCAACGGCATCAACCCCGACGGCGTGGTGCGCGGCTCGGGCATCTTTGCCTCCGGCTGGGGCGCCAACCGCGCCGCGACCTACGGCGTCAAGGAAGAGGACCTGGGCCAGTTCTACGCGAACCGCACCATCCTCAAGCGCGAGGTCGTGCCCGAGAACGTCGCCGATGCCGTGTACGTGCTGACCGGCCCTGAACTCAGCCGCACCACGGGCCTGCACATCCCGGTCGACTCCGGCGTCGCCGCCGCGTTCCTGCGATGA